A window of Novosphingobium terrae contains these coding sequences:
- a CDS encoding aromatic ring-hydroxylating oxygenase subunit alpha: protein MDLRSEMLNLIRGRKPGYSLPQPFYTDQAFFDLDMELIWYRDWLFAGHTCELPKAGSYLTLQIGAYPIVVLRDREGEIRAFHNSCRHRGSRVCNQPKGTAAKLVCPYHQWTYNLDGKLAFARQMGEGFDVSDHALKPIACNSVAGYIFICLADEPVDFQPFRSLMEPYFAPHNLADAKVAFESTIVEKGNWKLVWENNRECYHCAGSHPELCKTYDEAPNVTGVSGGGEDPQMAAHWDHCEQAGLPARFQIHDSGQFRAIRAPLLREAESYTMTGKRAVSRPLSDAVTAEKIGALMLFHYPTTWNHVLVDHAVTFRVTPIGPNETAVTSKWLVHKDAVEGVDYNLEDLTHVWMQTNDQDRRIVEENALGIRSPAYEPGPYSQLHEGGVQQFVDWYASFIEPRLQGSAPKTLRQVA from the coding sequence ATGGACCTGCGCAGTGAGATGCTCAATCTGATCCGTGGCCGCAAGCCCGGCTATTCCCTGCCCCAACCCTTCTACACCGATCAGGCCTTCTTCGACCTCGATATGGAGCTGATCTGGTATCGCGACTGGCTCTTTGCCGGGCACACGTGCGAATTGCCCAAAGCGGGGAGCTATCTCACGCTGCAGATCGGCGCCTATCCCATCGTGGTGCTGCGCGACCGCGAGGGCGAGATCCGCGCCTTCCACAACTCCTGCCGCCATCGCGGTAGCCGCGTGTGCAACCAGCCCAAGGGCACCGCCGCCAAGCTGGTCTGCCCCTATCACCAATGGACCTACAATCTGGACGGCAAGCTGGCCTTCGCGCGCCAGATGGGCGAGGGCTTCGATGTCTCCGACCATGCGCTCAAGCCCATCGCCTGCAACAGCGTGGCGGGATACATCTTCATCTGTCTGGCCGACGAGCCGGTCGATTTCCAGCCCTTCCGCAGCCTGATGGAGCCCTATTTCGCGCCCCACAATCTGGCCGATGCCAAGGTCGCCTTCGAATCCACCATCGTGGAAAAGGGCAACTGGAAGCTGGTCTGGGAAAACAACCGCGAATGCTACCATTGCGCGGGCAGCCACCCCGAACTGTGCAAGACCTATGACGAAGCGCCCAATGTCACCGGCGTGAGCGGCGGCGGCGAAGATCCCCAGATGGCTGCCCACTGGGACCACTGCGAACAGGCCGGTCTGCCCGCCCGTTTCCAGATCCATGACAGCGGCCAGTTCCGCGCCATCCGCGCGCCGCTGCTGCGCGAGGCCGAAAGCTACACCATGACCGGCAAGCGCGCCGTGTCGCGTCCGCTCTCCGATGCTGTCACCGCCGAGAAGATCGGTGCGCTGATGCTGTTCCACTATCCCACCACCTGGAACCATGTGCTGGTCGATCACGCCGTCACCTTCCGCGTGACGCCGATCGGGCCCAATGAAACCGCCGTCACCTCCAAGTGGCTGGTCCACAAGGATGCCGTGGAGGGGGTGGATTACAACCTTGAGGACCTGACTCACGTCTGGATGCAGACCAACGATCAGGACCGCCGTATCGTCGAGGAAAACGCGCTGGGCATTCGCTCGCCCGCCTATGAGCCCGGCCCCTATTCGCAGCTCCACGAGGGCGGCGTGCAGCAGTTCGTGGACTGGTACGCCAGCTTTATCGAGCCGCGCCTGCAGGGCAGCGCCCCCAAGACGCTGCGTCAGGTGGCGTAA
- the folB gene encoding dihydroneopterin aldolase: MYVIRLKNCCFFANHGVFDEEKALGQRFHVDVELQVDALRGLEEDEIADTVDYGAVFQEIERIVSGRRRFLIEALALDIAKSLCEGFARVMQARVVIRKPNAPVRGVLDHVEVDVSWPQ, from the coding sequence ATGTATGTCATCCGACTGAAGAACTGCTGCTTTTTCGCCAATCACGGCGTGTTCGACGAGGAAAAGGCGCTGGGGCAGCGCTTCCATGTCGATGTCGAGCTGCAGGTCGATGCCCTGCGCGGGCTGGAGGAGGATGAGATCGCCGATACGGTCGATTACGGAGCGGTCTTTCAGGAGATCGAACGCATCGTCTCGGGCCGCCGCCGTTTCCTCATTGAGGCGCTGGCGCTCGATATCGCCAAATCCCTGTGCGAGGGTTTCGCGCGGGTGATGCAAGCCCGGGTGGTGATCCGCAAGCCCAATGCCCCGGTACGCGGCGTGCTGGATCATGTGGAGGTGGATGTCAGCTGGCCGCAATAG
- a CDS encoding GcvT family protein: MATFPAKARVAIVGIGGIVGASVAHHLIARGWDDIVGIDKSGVPTDIGSTAHASDFCYATSHDYLTTWTTLYSIDFFEKMGHYSRIGGIEVARVGDDQRMDEIKRKVASGKAFGTRAKLIDPAEIKAKFPLIEEDLVQGGLWDPDAGLVVPRSQTVAGKLVDQAVDAGKLKVYANTSALSLIIEDGRIKGVETTRGTIMADYVVVCTGLWGRLIAEMAGEDLPVFPVDHPLTFFGPYKEFENTGKDIGFPLLRDQGNSAYMRDTGDPKTTEGGQIEWGYYEETEPRLVHPREILEKEFARLSPSQRDLEMDQILEPLERAIELTPILGELGYNEGHSFNGLLQTTTDGGPSIGESQKVRGLWYAVGIWVKDGPGMGKLVADWMTDGRTSIDHASIDYSRFNPFQLEAKYIEERCFETAQKIYNPPVHPREPFAGGRGIRRSPFYEREVELGAHFMELGGWERAHGYAANEHLLEKYKDQVPVRENEWDNRHFWRVSNAEQLEMSADCGLINLSHFHITDIEGPDHVALMEWLCAAKVGGDATIGKGVYTHFLDDEGNVRADFTVFRMADRCRLVNGADAGPRDVNYMRRVAQDRGLDVTVTDVTEQYVTVGIWGPNARVNLQKVVEDPEALSLENFPFAAIRPLRIAGKDVTAFRISYVGEQGWELHMRYEDGLAVWDALRSTGVTAVGVETYANSRRMEKSLRLQNADLLTHYNLLEADLARPKAKEADFRGKAKHLEHRAREHQPAKLCTLVFTEHTDSTGVKRYPVGIMPVMDPETGETLVDELGRRSYTSSVAFGPTIGKNIALAYLPWAYAQEGRALQVEYFGEIYPVEVASVGYKPLYDPQNLKPKS; the protein is encoded by the coding sequence ATGGCAACATTTCCCGCAAAGGCGCGTGTCGCCATCGTTGGCATCGGCGGCATCGTGGGCGCTTCGGTCGCCCATCATCTGATCGCGCGCGGCTGGGACGACATCGTCGGCATCGACAAGTCCGGCGTGCCCACCGACATCGGCTCGACCGCCCATGCCTCGGACTTCTGCTACGCCACCAGCCATGATTACCTCACCACCTGGACCACGCTCTACTCGATCGATTTCTTCGAGAAGATGGGCCATTATTCGCGCATCGGCGGCATCGAGGTCGCCCGCGTCGGCGACGACCAGCGCATGGATGAGATCAAGCGCAAGGTCGCCTCGGGCAAGGCCTTCGGCACGCGCGCCAAGCTGATTGACCCCGCCGAGATCAAGGCCAAATTCCCGCTGATCGAGGAAGACCTCGTGCAGGGCGGGTTGTGGGACCCCGATGCCGGTCTGGTCGTGCCGCGTTCGCAGACGGTGGCGGGCAAGCTGGTCGATCAGGCGGTCGATGCGGGCAAGCTGAAGGTCTATGCCAACACCTCGGCGCTCTCGCTGATCATCGAAGACGGGCGCATCAAGGGCGTGGAGACCACGCGCGGCACCATCATGGCCGATTATGTCGTGGTCTGCACCGGCCTGTGGGGCCGCCTGATCGCGGAGATGGCGGGTGAGGATCTGCCGGTCTTCCCGGTCGACCATCCGCTGACCTTCTTCGGCCCCTACAAGGAGTTCGAGAACACCGGCAAGGACATCGGCTTCCCGCTGCTGCGCGATCAGGGCAATTCGGCCTATATGCGCGACACCGGCGACCCGAAGACCACCGAGGGCGGCCAGATCGAATGGGGCTATTACGAGGAGACCGAACCCCGTCTGGTTCACCCGCGCGAAATTCTGGAAAAGGAATTTGCCCGCCTCTCTCCTTCGCAGCGCGATCTGGAGATGGACCAGATCCTCGAACCGCTGGAACGCGCCATCGAGCTGACCCCGATCCTGGGCGAGCTGGGCTACAATGAGGGCCATTCCTTCAACGGCCTGCTGCAGACCACCACCGATGGCGGCCCCTCGATCGGCGAGAGCCAGAAGGTGCGTGGCCTGTGGTATGCCGTGGGCATCTGGGTGAAGGACGGCCCGGGCATGGGCAAGCTGGTGGCCGACTGGATGACCGATGGGCGCACCTCCATCGATCATGCCAGCATCGATTACAGCCGCTTCAACCCTTTCCAGCTTGAGGCGAAGTACATCGAGGAGCGCTGCTTCGAAACGGCGCAGAAGATCTACAATCCCCCCGTCCACCCGCGCGAGCCCTTCGCCGGGGGCCGTGGCATCCGCCGCTCGCCCTTCTATGAGCGCGAGGTGGAGCTGGGCGCCCATTTCATGGAGCTGGGCGGTTGGGAACGCGCCCATGGCTATGCCGCCAACGAGCATCTGCTGGAAAAGTACAAGGATCAGGTGCCGGTCCGCGAAAACGAGTGGGACAACCGCCATTTCTGGCGCGTCTCCAACGCCGAGCAGCTGGAGATGAGCGCCGATTGCGGCCTCATCAACCTCTCGCACTTCCACATCACCGACATCGAGGGGCCCGATCATGTGGCGCTGATGGAATGGCTCTGCGCGGCGAAGGTCGGTGGGGATGCCACCATCGGCAAGGGCGTCTACACCCATTTCCTTGATGACGAAGGCAATGTCCGCGCCGACTTCACCGTTTTCCGCATGGCCGACCGCTGCCGTCTGGTGAACGGCGCCGATGCCGGCCCGCGCGATGTGAATTACATGCGCCGCGTGGCGCAGGATCGCGGGCTGGACGTGACCGTCACCGATGTGACCGAGCAGTATGTGACGGTCGGCATCTGGGGCCCGAACGCCCGCGTCAATCTGCAGAAGGTGGTGGAAGACCCCGAGGCGCTGTCGCTGGAAAACTTCCCCTTCGCGGCGATCCGCCCGCTGCGCATCGCGGGCAAGGACGTCACGGCCTTCCGCATCTCCTATGTCGGCGAACAGGGCTGGGAACTGCATATGCGCTACGAGGACGGTCTGGCCGTCTGGGACGCGCTGCGCTCGACCGGGGTGACGGCGGTGGGTGTGGAAACCTATGCCAACTCGCGCCGCATGGAAAAGAGCCTGCGCCTGCAGAACGCCGATCTGCTGACGCATTACAATCTGCTGGAAGCCGATCTGGCCCGCCCCAAGGCCAAGGAGGCCGATTTCCGCGGCAAGGCCAAGCATCTGGAGCATCGCGCGCGGGAGCATCAGCCCGCCAAGCTTTGCACGCTGGTCTTCACGGAGCACACCGACAGCACGGGGGTGAAGCGCTATCCCGTCGGCATCATGCCGGTGATGGATCCGGAAACGGGCGAAACGCTGGTCGATGAGCTGGGCCGCCGGTCCTACACCTCCTCGGTGGCCTTCGGGCCGACCATCGGCAAGAACATCGCTCTGGCCTATCTGCCCTGGGCTTATGCCCAAGAAGGCCGCGCGCTTCAGGTCGAATATTTCGGCGAGATCTATCCGGTGGAGGTCGCCTCGGTCGGTTACAAGCCGCTCTATGACCCCCAGAACCTGAAGCCCAAGAGCTGA
- the folD gene encoding bifunctional methylenetetrahydrofolate dehydrogenase/methenyltetrahydrofolate cyclohydrolase FolD has protein sequence MTAKITNDNIIGGNIIDGKAFSQGLGERIARAIPAFTAATGRRPGLAVVLVGSDPASEVYVRSKGKMARQLGMESFEHVLPESASQEELLALVAQLNADESVDGILVQLPLPGHLDSLPVIEAIDPAKDVDGLHPISAGLLASGLPGLVSCTPLGCLMLLEAQLGSLSGLDAIVVGRSILVGKPMAQLLLSRNATVTIAHSRTRDLAAKVAQADIVVAAVGSAEMIKGDWIKPGATVIDVGTSRIVRDGRKVLVGDVDFAVAKERAGAITPVPGGVGPMTIMTLMHNALLAAHRRAGLPDPDLR, from the coding sequence ATGACAGCCAAAATCACAAACGACAACATCATTGGCGGCAACATCATCGACGGCAAGGCCTTCTCGCAAGGTCTGGGGGAGCGGATTGCCCGCGCCATTCCGGCTTTCACCGCCGCCACCGGTCGGCGTCCCGGTCTGGCCGTGGTGCTGGTCGGCAGCGATCCGGCCAGCGAAGTCTATGTCCGCAGCAAGGGCAAGATGGCCCGCCAGCTGGGCATGGAAAGCTTCGAACATGTGCTGCCCGAAAGTGCCAGTCAGGAAGAACTGCTGGCGCTGGTGGCACAGCTCAACGCCGATGAGAGCGTGGACGGCATTCTGGTGCAACTGCCCCTGCCCGGCCATCTCGACTCGCTGCCGGTGATCGAGGCGATCGACCCGGCCAAGGATGTCGACGGGCTGCATCCGATCAGCGCCGGGTTGCTGGCTTCGGGCCTGCCGGGGCTCGTCTCCTGCACGCCGCTGGGCTGCCTGATGCTGCTGGAGGCGCAGCTGGGCTCGCTCTCCGGGCTGGACGCCATCGTGGTGGGCCGCTCCATTCTGGTGGGCAAGCCGATGGCGCAGCTGCTGCTCTCACGCAACGCCACCGTGACCATCGCCCATTCGCGCACGCGCGATCTGGCCGCCAAGGTCGCTCAGGCCGATATCGTCGTCGCCGCTGTCGGCAGCGCCGAAATGATCAAGGGCGACTGGATCAAGCCGGGCGCCACGGTGATCGATGTCGGCACCAGCCGTATCGTCCGCGATGGGCGCAAGGTGCTGGTGGGCGATGTGGACTTCGCCGTCGCGAAAGAGCGCGCGGGCGCCATCACCCCGGTGCCGGGCGGCGTCGGCCCGATGACGATCATGACGCTGATGCACAATGCCCTGCTGGCCGCGCACCGCCGCGCGGGCCTGCCCGATCCCGATCTGCGCTGA
- the purU gene encoding formyltetrahydrofolate deformylase yields the protein MSDTSYIVRLSCADQPGIVAAVTTALAARGANILESNQFWDRQADHFFLRIAVIVPPEVTRDDIELALKPSVDRFDLNLKVTDVAKKPRIIIMVSKFDHAMHHLLYQIKVGWLNAEVAAIVSNHEDARKAADIEGIPFHHWPVNKENKAEQEAKLLKLVQDTGAELVVLARYMQVLSNDLSEKLFGMVINIHHSFLPSFKGAKPYHQAHARGVKLIGATAHYVTPDLDEGPIIEQETQRVSHSLTSEDFVATGRDTESRVLARAVKSHLEGRVMLNSHRTVVFTP from the coding sequence ATGAGTGACACATCCTACATCGTGCGGCTGAGTTGCGCCGACCAACCCGGCATCGTGGCGGCGGTGACCACGGCGTTGGCCGCCCGGGGCGCCAACATTCTGGAATCGAACCAGTTCTGGGACCGACAAGCCGATCATTTCTTCCTGCGCATCGCCGTCATCGTGCCCCCCGAGGTGACGCGCGACGATATCGAGCTGGCGCTCAAGCCCTCGGTCGACCGTTTCGACCTGAACCTCAAGGTCACCGATGTGGCCAAGAAGCCCCGGATCATCATCATGGTCTCGAAGTTCGACCATGCGATGCATCACCTGCTCTATCAGATCAAGGTGGGCTGGCTGAACGCCGAAGTGGCCGCCATCGTCTCCAACCACGAAGACGCCCGCAAGGCCGCCGACATCGAGGGCATCCCCTTCCACCACTGGCCGGTCAACAAGGAGAACAAGGCCGAGCAGGAGGCCAAGCTGCTGAAGCTGGTGCAGGACACGGGCGCGGAGCTGGTGGTGCTGGCCCGCTATATGCAGGTGCTCTCGAACGATCTGTCGGAAAAGCTGTTTGGCATGGTGATCAACATCCACCATTCCTTCCTGCCCAGCTTCAAGGGCGCCAAGCCTTATCATCAGGCCCATGCGCGCGGCGTCAAGCTGATCGGCGCGACCGCCCATTACGTCACCCCCGATCTGGATGAGGGCCCGATCATCGAGCAGGAAACCCAGCGCGTCAGCCACAGCCTGACCAGCGAGGATTTCGTGGCGACGGGCCGCGACACCGAAAGCCGCGTGCTGGCCCGCGCGGTCAAGAGCCATCTGGAAGGGCGGGTGATGCTCAACAGCCATCGCACGGTGGTCTTCACGCCCTGA
- a CDS encoding electron transfer flavoprotein subunit alpha/FixB family protein translates to MSTLLLAEHDNAVLSEQTARALTAALQIGAEVDVLVIGKAAQAVAEAAAHLQGIRKVLLAQSDDLEHHLAEPASALLLSLASGYTNIVAAATTTGKSILPRVAALLDVMQVSEIIAVVAPDTFKRPIYAGNAVQTVQSSDNTRVITVRTAGFAPAPHGNAAAPIEDIGASPASGLSAFKENRFAVSERPELASARLVVSGGRALGSEQSFRDTILPLADRLGAAVGASRAAVDAGYAPNDWQVGQTGKIIAPDLYVACGISGAIQHLAGMKDAKVIVAINKDPDAPIFQVADYGLVGDLFELVPAFEQQLSL, encoded by the coding sequence ATGTCCACCCTTCTTCTCGCGGAACATGACAATGCGGTCCTGTCCGAACAGACCGCCCGCGCGCTGACGGCAGCGCTCCAGATCGGCGCCGAGGTCGATGTTCTGGTCATCGGCAAGGCGGCGCAAGCCGTGGCCGAGGCTGCCGCGCATCTGCAAGGCATCCGCAAGGTGCTGCTCGCCCAGAGCGACGATCTCGAACATCACCTCGCCGAACCGGCCAGTGCGCTGCTGCTCTCTCTGGCCTCCGGCTACACCAACATCGTCGCTGCGGCGACCACCACCGGCAAGAGCATCCTGCCCCGTGTCGCCGCCCTGCTCGACGTGATGCAGGTGTCTGAGATCATTGCCGTGGTTGCGCCCGATACGTTCAAGCGCCCGATCTATGCCGGTAATGCGGTGCAGACCGTGCAGAGCAGCGATAACACCAGGGTCATCACCGTGCGCACCGCCGGTTTCGCCCCTGCCCCCCATGGCAATGCGGCAGCGCCCATCGAGGACATCGGCGCATCGCCCGCCTCTGGCCTGTCGGCCTTCAAGGAAAACCGCTTTGCCGTCAGCGAAAGGCCCGAACTGGCCTCGGCCCGGCTGGTGGTTTCGGGGGGACGCGCATTGGGCTCCGAACAAAGCTTCCGCGACACGATCCTGCCGCTGGCCGACCGGCTCGGGGCCGCCGTGGGCGCCTCACGTGCGGCGGTCGATGCGGGCTATGCGCCCAATGACTGGCAGGTGGGCCAGACCGGCAAGATCATTGCGCCCGATCTCTATGTCGCCTGCGGCATCTCGGGGGCGATCCAGCATCTGGCGGGGATGAAGGACGCCAAGGTCATCGTCGCGATCAACAAGGACCCGGATGCGCCGATCTTCCAGGTCGCCGACTACGGGCTGGTGGGCGACCTCTTCGAGCTGGTCCCCGCCTTCGAACAGCAGCTTTCCCTGTAA
- a CDS encoding electron transfer flavoprotein subunit beta/FixA family protein, translating into MKVLVPVKRVVDFNVKIRVKSDGSGVDLANVKMSINPFDEIATEEAVRLKEAGLVEEIIAVSVGPAQAQDVLRHALAMGADRAILIKTDEAVEPLDVARLLKGVIEAEQPRLVLLGKQAIDDDCNQTGQMLSALLGWSQATFASHISLSGDKAEVTREVDGGLQVIEVTLPSIVTVDLRLNEPRYASLPSIMKAKKKPIEEKAPADYGVAIRPRLTVIATEEPAARKAGIKLSDIGELVGKLKTEAAVL; encoded by the coding sequence ATGAAAGTCCTGGTGCCGGTGAAACGAGTCGTGGATTTCAACGTCAAGATCCGCGTCAAAAGCGACGGTTCGGGCGTGGATCTGGCGAATGTCAAAATGTCCATCAACCCCTTCGACGAAATCGCCACCGAGGAAGCCGTGCGGCTGAAGGAAGCGGGTCTGGTCGAGGAGATCATCGCCGTCTCCGTCGGGCCTGCGCAGGCTCAGGATGTGCTGCGCCATGCCCTGGCCATGGGCGCCGACCGCGCCATCCTGATCAAGACCGATGAGGCCGTCGAGCCACTCGATGTCGCCCGACTGCTGAAGGGCGTGATCGAGGCTGAACAGCCCCGCCTCGTCCTGCTGGGCAAGCAGGCCATCGACGATGATTGCAACCAGACCGGCCAGATGCTTTCGGCCCTGCTGGGCTGGTCGCAGGCCACCTTCGCCTCGCACATCAGCCTGTCCGGCGACAAGGCGGAGGTCACGCGTGAAGTCGACGGCGGCTTGCAGGTGATCGAGGTCACGCTGCCCAGCATCGTCACGGTCGATCTGCGGCTGAACGAGCCGCGCTATGCCTCGCTACCCAGCATCATGAAGGCCAAGAAAAAGCCGATCGAGGAAAAGGCCCCCGCCGATTACGGCGTCGCGATCCGCCCCCGCCTGACGGTCATCGCCACCGAGGAGCCGGCTGCGCGCAAGGCCGGCATCAAGCTCAGCGACATTGGCGAACTGGTCGGCAAGCTCAAGACCGAAGCCGCCGTGCTCTGA